In Rhodococcus sp. OK302, one genomic interval encodes:
- a CDS encoding family 1 encapsulin nanocompartment shell protein gives MTNLHRDLAPVSAAAWAEIEEEASRTFKRHVAGRRVVDVEGPAGVDLACVALGHQVPISSLADGVIAHARQSQPIIELRVPFTVSRQAIDDVERGAKDSDWQPVKDAAKKIAFAEDRAVFEGYPAANITGVRASGSNPELALPADAKDYPEAISQALTSLRLAGVNGPYSLLLNAEAFTQINETSDHGYPIREHIRRVLDGDIIWAPAIDGAFLMSTRGGDYELHIGQDLSIGYLSHDANSVELYFQESMTFLMYTSEAVVSLT, from the coding sequence ATGACAAATCTGCACCGCGATCTAGCACCCGTTTCGGCAGCAGCGTGGGCCGAGATCGAGGAAGAAGCCAGCCGCACCTTCAAGCGTCACGTGGCCGGCCGACGCGTCGTCGACGTCGAAGGTCCGGCGGGTGTTGATCTAGCCTGCGTTGCGTTGGGCCATCAGGTTCCCATCAGCTCACTCGCGGACGGTGTGATCGCCCACGCCCGCCAGTCGCAGCCGATCATCGAGCTGCGGGTGCCGTTCACGGTCAGTCGTCAGGCAATCGACGACGTCGAGCGTGGCGCAAAGGATTCCGATTGGCAGCCGGTGAAAGATGCCGCGAAGAAGATCGCGTTTGCCGAGGACCGCGCCGTGTTCGAGGGATACCCGGCCGCGAACATCACGGGTGTTCGCGCTAGCGGATCCAACCCTGAACTGGCGCTGCCCGCCGACGCCAAGGACTACCCGGAGGCCATCAGCCAGGCCCTCACGTCCTTGCGTTTGGCTGGCGTCAACGGGCCGTACTCGTTGCTGCTCAACGCCGAAGCTTTCACCCAGATCAACGAGACCTCCGATCACGGCTACCCCATTCGCGAGCACATCCGACGCGTACTCGACGGCGACATCATCTGGGCGCCGGCTATCGACGGTGCATTCCTGATGTCTACTCGCGGTGGGGATTACGAGCTGCATATCGGGCAAGACCTGTCGATTGGTTACCTGTCTCATGACGCAAACTCGGTGGAACTGTACTTCCAGGAGTCGATGACCTTCCTGATGTACACGAGTGAAGCTGTTGTCTCACTTACGTAA
- a CDS encoding Dyp-type peroxidase, with protein MAETSAIDEAQTTLPGTSLPPIPQPLLTPLTEAAIFLVFTIDEGGDQAVHDILADLSGLQRSIGFRVPAGGLATVVGIGSDAWDRLFEGPRPAELHPFIELTGDTHHAPRTSGDLLFHIRARQMDLCFEYATVVTNRLAGAATVIDEVHGFKYFEQRDLMGFVDGTENPSGQAAFVAVTIGDEDPEFAGSSYVIVQKYLHDMSGWNTLPTSEQENVIGRSKLEDLEMDDETKPPNAHTALTVIEDESGQQIQILRDNMPFGHVGSSEMGTYFIGYSASPTVTEQMLTNMFIGNPPGNTDRILEFSTAVTGINFFVPTADFLDDPPDLPTRLVPASKSTAPNSDGSLGIGSLKRSDW; from the coding sequence ATGGCGGAAACGAGTGCAATCGATGAGGCCCAGACAACCCTGCCTGGAACGTCACTGCCGCCGATACCGCAGCCTCTGCTGACTCCTCTCACCGAAGCCGCGATCTTCCTCGTCTTCACCATCGACGAGGGCGGTGATCAGGCTGTTCACGACATCCTGGCGGACCTCTCCGGCCTGCAGCGATCCATCGGATTCCGGGTGCCGGCGGGCGGGTTGGCTACCGTCGTCGGAATCGGCTCCGATGCCTGGGATCGACTGTTCGAGGGGCCGAGACCAGCGGAATTACATCCGTTTATCGAATTGACCGGCGACACTCATCACGCACCCCGAACGTCGGGTGATCTGCTGTTTCACATCCGTGCCCGGCAGATGGACCTGTGTTTCGAGTACGCGACTGTTGTGACGAACCGATTGGCTGGGGCGGCGACGGTGATCGACGAGGTCCACGGGTTCAAGTACTTTGAGCAACGGGATCTGATGGGCTTTGTCGACGGGACCGAAAATCCTTCGGGGCAAGCAGCATTCGTTGCCGTTACGATCGGTGACGAAGATCCCGAGTTTGCGGGCAGTAGCTACGTCATTGTGCAGAAGTACCTCCACGACATGTCCGGGTGGAACACTCTGCCTACCTCCGAACAGGAAAACGTCATCGGGCGTTCAAAACTCGAAGACCTCGAGATGGACGACGAGACTAAGCCGCCCAACGCGCACACTGCGCTCACGGTCATCGAGGACGAGTCCGGGCAGCAGATTCAGATCCTGCGTGACAACATGCCGTTCGGCCACGTCGGATCGTCTGAGATGGGCACGTACTTCATCGGGTATTCGGCGTCGCCGACCGTGACCGAGCAGATGCTGACCAACATGTTCATCGGGAACCCACCCGGAAACACCGACCGGATTCTCGAATTCTCCACTGCTGTAACCGGAATCAACTTCTTTGTTCCGACGGCAGATTTTCTGGACGACCCCCCGGATCTACCGACTCGTCTTGTGCCCGCATCGAAGTCCACAGCGCCGAACTCCGACGGTTCTCTCGGAATCGGCAGCCTCAAAAGGAGTGACTGGTAA
- a CDS encoding cation transporter, with amino-acid sequence MILTWLSLRVSRIAESGPTARFPFGKQALTPVVIAVQGMALLATLVYAAAEAIRVILAGGADVAAGSLAAYGAISAVISVIIWQYIGKLDRTSDLLVAEAKQWGASAALSALVAAGAGVTMILGRTSFSGADRYVDSALVLVGCAMLAPQVAALLRTAMVELLEGAPNAQVQAHVHDVIAEVRDEFGLDEPALTMSKVRRKVYIEAMFLVWPDTWAIADEDSVRRSFAKHLGDLPYEPWLNIGLTTDPGLML; translated from the coding sequence ATGATCCTGACTTGGCTGTCCCTACGCGTCTCACGGATCGCAGAGTCCGGACCCACTGCGCGCTTCCCATTCGGGAAGCAAGCCTTGACTCCCGTGGTTATCGCGGTGCAGGGCATGGCGCTTCTGGCAACACTGGTCTATGCAGCGGCTGAGGCAATCCGTGTCATTCTGGCCGGGGGAGCCGACGTCGCGGCCGGCTCGCTAGCCGCCTACGGAGCTATCAGTGCCGTCATATCGGTGATCATCTGGCAGTACATCGGCAAGCTCGACCGCACATCCGACCTGCTGGTCGCCGAGGCCAAGCAGTGGGGTGCATCAGCGGCGTTGAGCGCACTGGTCGCCGCAGGAGCTGGCGTCACAATGATCCTGGGCCGAACCAGCTTCTCGGGCGCGGATCGGTATGTCGACTCGGCATTGGTCCTTGTCGGTTGCGCGATGCTGGCCCCGCAGGTCGCGGCTCTACTCCGAACTGCAATGGTAGAACTTCTCGAAGGCGCACCCAACGCACAAGTCCAAGCGCATGTCCACGACGTGATAGCGGAAGTTCGTGACGAATTCGGTTTAGACGAACCAGCTCTCACCATGAGCAAGGTACGTCGAAAGGTGTACATCGAAGCAATGTTCCTGGTGTGGCCGGACACCTGGGCGATCGCCGACGAAGACTCGGTACGACGCTCATTCGCCAAGCACCTCGGCGACCTACCCTACGAACCCTGGCTCAACATCGGACTGACCACCGACCCAGGACTGATGTTGTAG
- a CDS encoding PHP domain-containing protein has translation MEPGEALREIAYWLERSRAETHRVKAYRRAAEVFAGLSDDEKESRRKADSWKALTGIGPKTATIIAQSYDGVPDYLAELRGEAQPIGDGPLRQALRGDLHTHSDWSDGGSPIEEMMRRAAALGHDYCALTDHSPRLTVANGLSADRLRAQLDVIAGLNAELAPFRILTGIEVDILEDGSLDQDPDLLDELDIVVASVHSKLRSEREAMTRRMLAAVRNPRVDILGHCTGRLVEGARGTRPESQFDAEKVFEACRESGTAVEINSRPERRDPPSRLIELALELDCLFSIDTDAHAPGQLAWQGYGCERAEKCGVDANRVVNSWTVDVLLDWAGN, from the coding sequence ATGGAACCGGGTGAAGCGCTTCGTGAGATCGCATACTGGCTCGAACGATCGCGTGCCGAAACGCACCGGGTGAAGGCCTACCGCCGGGCAGCGGAGGTTTTTGCGGGGCTGTCGGACGACGAGAAGGAATCGCGTCGCAAAGCCGATAGTTGGAAGGCGCTCACCGGGATCGGCCCCAAGACAGCCACCATCATCGCGCAGTCTTACGACGGGGTGCCCGACTATCTGGCGGAGTTGCGAGGGGAGGCTCAGCCGATTGGTGACGGCCCGCTGCGTCAGGCATTGCGCGGTGATCTTCACACGCACTCCGATTGGTCGGACGGCGGTAGTCCGATCGAGGAAATGATGCGACGAGCGGCAGCGTTGGGCCACGATTACTGCGCGCTCACGGACCACTCGCCGCGTTTGACGGTTGCCAACGGGCTCTCGGCAGATCGTCTTCGCGCACAACTCGACGTCATTGCCGGGCTCAATGCGGAGCTGGCGCCGTTCCGCATTCTCACCGGAATTGAAGTAGACATCCTCGAGGACGGCTCGTTGGACCAAGACCCGGATCTTCTCGACGAGCTCGATATCGTTGTTGCGAGTGTGCATTCCAAGCTCAGATCCGAACGCGAAGCTATGACGCGCAGAATGCTTGCTGCAGTGCGTAATCCGCGCGTCGATATTCTCGGCCATTGCACCGGGCGTCTCGTGGAAGGTGCTCGCGGCACGCGCCCGGAATCGCAGTTCGATGCAGAAAAGGTCTTCGAGGCGTGCCGTGAATCTGGTACTGCCGTCGAGATCAACTCGAGGCCCGAGCGTCGTGACCCGCCATCGCGGCTGATCGAGTTGGCGCTCGAACTGGATTGCCTCTTCTCCATTGACACCGACGCTCACGCGCCCGGTCAGTTGGCGTGGCAGGGCTACGGTTGTGAGCGGGCCGAGAAATGCGGCGTCGACGCCAATCGGGTGGTCAATTCCTGGACTGTCGACGTGCTTCTCGACTGGGCGGGCAACTGA
- a CDS encoding SDR family oxidoreductase, with product MRPTALITGSSRGLGAAIARELAPTHNLLLGARSARSLESITAELSGSTPWPVDLTDYDAVAAAARSIDHLNVLVHNAGIADLGTIEESSVDQWRRTFEANVIAVAELTRVLLPALRAANGHVVLINSGAGLRANAGWASYAASKFALRAFGDALRLEEPSLRVTSIHPGRIDTDMQRTIVAGEGGDYDPTLFLEASTVARAVRTAVETPADAHPTEIVLRPTGTR from the coding sequence ATGCGCCCTACTGCCTTGATCACCGGTTCCAGCCGCGGCCTCGGAGCTGCCATTGCACGCGAACTGGCACCCACCCACAACCTGCTGCTGGGTGCACGGTCCGCACGCTCTCTCGAGTCGATAACGGCTGAACTGTCCGGATCGACGCCGTGGCCCGTCGACCTCACCGATTACGACGCCGTAGCTGCCGCTGCCCGCTCGATCGATCATCTGAACGTCTTGGTTCACAACGCCGGTATCGCAGACCTCGGCACCATCGAAGAATCCTCCGTCGACCAGTGGCGCCGCACCTTCGAAGCCAACGTCATTGCCGTCGCCGAACTGACGCGGGTACTCCTGCCCGCATTGCGCGCCGCGAACGGCCATGTCGTTCTCATCAACTCCGGTGCCGGACTACGCGCCAACGCCGGGTGGGCGTCGTATGCCGCCAGTAAGTTCGCGCTCCGCGCCTTCGGAGACGCCCTGCGACTCGAGGAGCCGTCGTTGCGCGTGACGTCCATCCACCCCGGACGCATCGATACCGACATGCAGCGCACCATAGTGGCCGGCGAGGGTGGGGATTACGATCCGACACTCTTCCTCGAGGCATCCACTGTCGCGCGAGCAGTGCGCACGGCCGTCGAAACGCCGGCCGACGCCCATCCGACGGAGATAGTCCTCCGGCCTACGGGGACCCGATGA
- a CDS encoding TIGR04222 domain-containing membrane protein, producing MKSDTWGIPSQTFLLWYLVGATVAVALSLTLRMRARESPGRATRPLTPPEVGALTSDFQAILASVTILRSAEMITTGGKIKRALFAQDKQHLDWFTRTVHEQLGKGSVPLRHVRLVKRLNTPLAQLRSTLTDEGYLLRPQSGVEAAIRIAPILAVIAVGVIRLVAGAAGGHPVGFLLATMAVLVALIIYLRTDTRRTRFGDAELERLKQENSYLSPRLRPSFASYGPSYAGLSAALFGTGALVLIDPSLASAVSASPGAGTGSGGSSSGSDGGGGGGGGDSSCGSSDSGGGSSGCGG from the coding sequence ATGAAGAGCGACACTTGGGGAATCCCGAGTCAGACGTTTCTGCTCTGGTACCTCGTGGGAGCAACTGTCGCCGTTGCCCTCTCGTTGACGCTTCGGATGCGCGCCCGGGAATCTCCCGGCAGAGCAACGCGCCCACTGACCCCTCCGGAAGTCGGTGCCTTAACCAGTGATTTTCAGGCGATTCTCGCGTCGGTAACCATCCTCCGCAGTGCTGAAATGATCACGACCGGAGGGAAGATCAAGCGCGCACTGTTCGCGCAAGACAAGCAGCACCTCGACTGGTTCACCCGGACGGTCCACGAACAGCTCGGCAAAGGCTCGGTACCGCTCCGCCATGTTCGCCTGGTAAAGAGGCTGAATACCCCACTAGCTCAACTACGTTCAACGCTGACGGACGAGGGCTATCTTCTGCGCCCACAAAGCGGTGTCGAGGCTGCCATACGGATCGCCCCGATCCTGGCTGTGATTGCTGTCGGCGTCATTCGACTCGTCGCAGGTGCCGCCGGTGGTCACCCTGTCGGCTTTTTACTCGCAACCATGGCCGTCTTGGTGGCACTGATCATCTACCTACGCACCGACACTCGACGAACCAGATTCGGAGATGCAGAACTCGAGCGCCTCAAACAAGAGAACTCATACCTCTCACCGCGTTTACGGCCCTCGTTCGCAAGCTACGGACCTTCATATGCGGGCCTGTCTGCTGCCCTCTTCGGGACCGGGGCACTGGTTCTCATCGATCCATCCCTGGCCAGTGCCGTATCGGCTAGCCCCGGAGCCGGCACTGGCAGCGGCGGGAGTTCGAGCGGATCCGACGGCGGTGGCGGTGGCGGTGGCGGTGACAGCAGTTGTGGTAGCTCCGACAGCGGCGGTGGTTCCAGCGGATGCGGCGGGTGA
- a CDS encoding DUF692 domain-containing protein, with translation MRRVILQGLGIGWRPEIAGIIAQLDNLAFCEVIAESIGSAAPPELERLAVPVIPHGISLSLGGAEMLDPRRIDHLARVAELLDAPMVSEHIAFVRAGGIEAGHLLPVPRSYEALDALTRNITRTQDSLPAPLAVENIAALFDWPDNELTEAEFLSELIERTGVHLVLDIANVYANVLNRQRDPWTELSRLPLDHIAYCHIAGGSFRNGRYHDTHTDPVPEPVLEMLTRLTAEGHHPAVMLERDGNYPPALELLDELDAIADAAGLSRITAGTHWSRA, from the coding sequence ATGCGGCGGGTGATCCTGCAAGGGTTGGGTATCGGCTGGCGCCCTGAAATTGCCGGGATAATCGCGCAACTCGACAACCTCGCATTCTGTGAGGTGATTGCAGAATCCATCGGTAGCGCCGCGCCTCCCGAACTGGAACGATTGGCCGTTCCGGTTATCCCTCATGGCATCTCACTGTCGCTGGGCGGCGCCGAGATGCTGGACCCTCGCCGCATCGATCACCTGGCGCGGGTGGCTGAGTTGCTCGACGCTCCGATGGTCAGTGAGCACATCGCATTTGTCCGGGCCGGCGGCATCGAGGCCGGGCACCTGCTCCCGGTACCCCGCTCCTATGAAGCTCTGGATGCACTCACCCGCAACATCACCCGAACCCAGGACTCCTTACCGGCACCACTGGCGGTGGAGAACATTGCGGCGCTCTTCGACTGGCCCGACAACGAGCTGACGGAAGCAGAATTCCTGTCCGAGCTGATCGAACGTACCGGCGTGCATCTCGTTCTGGACATTGCCAATGTGTACGCCAATGTTCTTAATCGACAACGTGATCCGTGGACGGAATTGAGCCGGCTACCGCTCGATCACATTGCCTACTGCCACATCGCGGGCGGCAGTTTTCGCAACGGTAGATATCACGACACTCACACCGATCCCGTACCCGAACCGGTCTTGGAAATGCTCACCCGTCTCACCGCGGAAGGGCATCACCCGGCAGTCATGCTCGAGCGAGACGGCAACTATCCGCCGGCGTTGGAACTGCTTGACGAACTTGATGCCATCGCCGATGCAGCCGGCCTCAGCCGCATCACCGCCGGAACCCACTGGTCACGCGCATGA
- a CDS encoding cyclase family protein, with the protein MPGNIIRETQNIVSLSHVNDPATTPIFPGDPEFTLEIAATIEADGYYLQHVRQGEHTGTHWGAPAHFEIGGLTADQLDPADLYLPAVKIDVRGQAGNDADYILTVADLEKWESQYGRIPNGSAVIAWTGWESHWGTDSYANNDDSGVCHQPGFSIEAVQWLLTSGRLGRQGALGIDTFGPDPGNDSSYAVSKLLYGERRISLENLANLSALPTTGAHILVGGTVNRGGSGSPATIYALIG; encoded by the coding sequence GTGCCCGGCAACATCATCAGAGAGACCCAGAACATCGTTTCTCTATCGCACGTCAACGACCCCGCGACTACGCCGATCTTTCCCGGCGATCCGGAATTTACACTGGAGATCGCTGCAACCATCGAAGCCGACGGCTACTACCTGCAGCACGTGAGGCAGGGTGAACACACCGGAACACATTGGGGCGCACCGGCACACTTCGAAATTGGCGGACTCACCGCAGATCAACTGGATCCGGCAGACCTGTATCTTCCGGCAGTGAAGATCGACGTACGAGGGCAGGCGGGCAACGACGCCGACTACATCCTCACTGTCGCCGATCTGGAAAAGTGGGAATCGCAGTACGGACGCATACCGAACGGGTCGGCGGTTATCGCGTGGACCGGCTGGGAGTCACATTGGGGCACAGATAGTTACGCCAACAATGATGATTCCGGCGTGTGCCATCAGCCAGGCTTCAGCATCGAAGCTGTTCAGTGGCTCCTCACCTCCGGCCGGCTGGGCAGACAGGGCGCACTGGGTATCGATACCTTCGGTCCGGACCCCGGCAATGACAGCAGCTACGCAGTCTCGAAACTTCTGTACGGTGAGCGTCGAATCAGCCTGGAAAATCTGGCCAACCTGAGCGCGCTACCCACCACCGGAGCTCACATACTGGTGGGTGGCACCGTTAATCGGGGCGGTTCGGGATCGCCGGCCACGATCTACGCGCTGATTGGCTAG
- a CDS encoding HNH endonuclease signature motif containing protein, which translates to MTDDAAAGLLAGSAADLRSRTWQLRPTDLREIAVTASAEILRLEAIRVVAVDALALNPDQQVLCYRGAGRWLAANTMLQIPTGNRIAALGLALRAFPTVAAQFEAGNLTFDHTALIVTFCETPPKGMPETALPHCINTLLAAASGIEATTAKLRYAIAVLERIFESDDTPPGEDDDRNQLRISPTLNGRVAIKGDFDSLTGEMLLSALSGLSMPTPAADGTPDARSAAKRTADAFTELIRRYLDNAATGVDGGQRPHVNVHVNAKDLAEHRTCASTRRNDSNDTDDEPALDFDGLDGLDDLDVGHMPWMGPLSITRTRMLACDCLLSTILLDENGAPLDVSPLKRLVSAAQRTALIARDKGCAFPGCDCVPAWTDAHHITPWSQNGPTVMDNLVLLCRSHHTLMHRKAGFAGQWEIKMGSDHKPWFIPPPAIDPEQKPRRSTQRC; encoded by the coding sequence ATGACCGACGACGCAGCCGCAGGCCTGCTCGCCGGATCCGCAGCCGACCTACGCAGCCGGACCTGGCAACTACGCCCCACAGACCTACGCGAAATCGCCGTCACCGCCTCCGCGGAAATCCTTCGCCTCGAAGCCATTCGGGTTGTCGCCGTCGACGCACTAGCCTTGAACCCCGACCAACAGGTGCTCTGCTACCGCGGTGCCGGACGCTGGCTCGCAGCCAACACCATGCTGCAAATCCCCACCGGCAACAGAATCGCCGCCCTCGGACTCGCACTACGCGCCTTCCCAACGGTCGCCGCCCAATTCGAAGCCGGCAACCTCACCTTCGACCACACCGCCCTCATCGTCACCTTCTGCGAAACACCACCAAAAGGCATGCCGGAGACAGCATTACCACACTGCATCAACACCCTCCTCGCCGCAGCCTCCGGCATCGAAGCCACCACCGCCAAACTCCGCTACGCCATCGCAGTGTTGGAGCGGATCTTCGAATCCGACGACACCCCACCCGGCGAAGACGACGACCGCAACCAACTACGCATCTCCCCGACACTGAACGGGAGAGTCGCAATCAAAGGCGATTTCGACTCGCTGACCGGCGAAATGTTGTTGTCGGCCCTTTCGGGGTTGTCGATGCCCACCCCAGCCGCAGACGGCACCCCGGACGCGCGGTCCGCCGCCAAACGCACCGCCGACGCCTTCACCGAACTCATCCGCCGCTACCTCGACAACGCTGCCACCGGCGTCGACGGAGGCCAGCGCCCACACGTGAACGTGCACGTCAACGCGAAAGACCTTGCCGAGCACCGCACATGCGCCAGCACGCGCAGAAATGATTCCAACGACACCGACGATGAACCGGCTCTCGATTTCGACGGTCTCGACGGTCTCGACGACCTTGATGTCGGGCACATGCCCTGGATGGGACCACTGAGCATCACCCGCACCCGCATGCTGGCATGTGACTGCTTGCTCTCCACCATCCTGCTCGACGAAAACGGCGCACCCCTCGACGTCAGCCCCCTGAAAAGGCTCGTCTCAGCCGCGCAACGGACCGCACTGATCGCCCGAGACAAAGGCTGCGCCTTCCCCGGCTGCGATTGCGTCCCCGCCTGGACAGACGCACACCACATCACACCGTGGTCCCAGAACGGCCCGACAGTGATGGACAACCTTGTCCTGCTTTGCCGTTCACACCACACCTTGATGCACCGCAAAGCCGGGTTCGCCGGCCAGTGGGAAATCAAGATGGGCAGCGACCACAAACCGTGGTTCATACCGCCGCCGGCAATCGACCCCGAGCAGAAACCGCGTCGCTCGACCCAGCGGTGTTGA
- the ggh gene encoding glucosylglycerate hydrolase has protein sequence MADRGFTPTQLAARAAYLLRGNDLGTMTSAAPKLYPHMWSWDAAFVAVGLAPLSVERAVVELDTLLSAQWKNGMIPHIVFANGVDGYFPGPTRWDVNALAAHAPVGVATSGITQPPVHAIAVQRILDHSRRHGRTTRAVAEEFLDRRWNDLVRWHRWLAEARDLEGNGRIALYHGWESGMDNSPRWDAAYANVVAGHIPAYQRADLAVVTDLSQRPKNHEYDRYLWLLEEMKSVRYDDQQLSTAMSFAVEDVFVSAVFSMACDVLATIGEEHSRPNSDVRDLRGWADRFRQGVISTTDERSGAAKDFDLRTGRWVNTETIAMFAPLLCGGLSRDAERALLRTFEGPKFCGHPDMRFAVPPSTSPVSGDFRPREYWRGPVWPVITWLFSWAFARRGWAERSHLLRSEGLRQASDGSFAEYYEPFTGEPLGSMQQSWTAAAVLDWLG, from the coding sequence ATGGCCGACCGCGGATTCACCCCGACTCAGCTCGCTGCCCGAGCCGCGTATCTGTTGCGTGGAAATGATCTGGGCACCATGACCAGTGCTGCTCCCAAGCTTTATCCACACATGTGGAGTTGGGACGCGGCGTTCGTGGCGGTGGGGTTGGCGCCGTTGAGTGTTGAGCGGGCGGTCGTCGAACTCGATACCTTGCTGTCTGCGCAGTGGAAGAACGGAATGATCCCCCACATCGTCTTCGCGAACGGCGTCGACGGCTATTTTCCCGGCCCGACCCGTTGGGACGTCAATGCTTTGGCGGCGCACGCGCCGGTTGGGGTTGCTACGTCGGGAATCACCCAGCCTCCAGTTCACGCGATCGCGGTGCAACGAATCCTCGATCATTCGCGCCGCCACGGACGTACGACGCGGGCCGTGGCCGAGGAGTTCTTGGATCGACGGTGGAATGACCTGGTGCGGTGGCATCGTTGGCTTGCCGAAGCCCGTGATCTCGAGGGCAATGGCCGCATCGCGCTGTACCACGGGTGGGAGTCGGGGATGGATAATTCCCCACGCTGGGACGCTGCGTACGCGAATGTTGTTGCGGGGCATATCCCGGCGTATCAGCGTGCTGACCTAGCCGTCGTGACGGACCTTTCTCAGCGTCCCAAGAATCATGAGTACGACCGCTATCTGTGGCTGCTCGAGGAAATGAAGTCGGTGCGCTACGACGACCAACAGCTTTCGACGGCAATGAGTTTTGCTGTCGAGGATGTATTTGTCTCAGCCGTGTTTTCGATGGCGTGTGATGTGTTGGCCACGATCGGTGAGGAGCATTCGCGACCGAATTCCGATGTGCGGGATTTGCGGGGGTGGGCGGACCGTTTCCGGCAAGGCGTTATCAGTACCACCGACGAGCGTTCGGGCGCTGCCAAGGATTTTGATCTGCGTACCGGTCGTTGGGTGAATACCGAGACCATTGCGATGTTCGCGCCGCTGTTGTGCGGTGGGCTGAGCCGTGATGCCGAGCGTGCGCTCTTGCGTACTTTTGAGGGTCCGAAGTTTTGTGGGCATCCGGACATGAGGTTCGCCGTTCCGCCGTCGACGTCTCCGGTGTCGGGTGATTTCCGTCCGCGTGAGTATTGGCGTGGTCCGGTGTGGCCGGTGATCACCTGGCTGTTCTCGTGGGCCTTCGCGCGTCGTGGTTGGGCTGAGCGTTCGCACCTTCTTCGTTCGGAAGGTTTGCGCCAGGCCAGCGACGGCAGTTTTGCCGAATATTACGAACCCTTCACCGGGGAGCCGTTGGGCAGCATGCAGCAGTCGTGGACGGCCGCTGCGGTTCTCGACTGGTTGGGGTAG
- a CDS encoding SMP-30/gluconolactonase/LRE family protein, whose amino-acid sequence MRTRIVDRGIRVGITGVLVAGSILALGVSGASAAQLCPGSSPAILSAQIPGAALEGVTVDGQGRLYATDLVSRQIFRVDAPGQAAVPIATVPGGAGALAWSPDGSLLVGTGTNAGVLIGDLTRQASVARVDVNTGAVTPFAGGLSAANGLAVAHDGTIFATNDFGSLIGKVSPNGAVDPAWANLPSANGAALSSDNRWLYVSRTFANPGVSRISVDNPGYSESLVDLGGLETFAAPDGLTLDSYDRPIVPTDISGEVWRIDGPGQYCALTSGLQASSVLTYGRGTSGFAAGHLYRAGFDGRIYEIPAGFDPGAHAATP is encoded by the coding sequence ATGCGAACCAGAATCGTCGATCGCGGTATTCGTGTTGGTATCACCGGAGTACTTGTTGCCGGTTCGATTCTCGCGCTGGGTGTTTCCGGCGCCAGTGCGGCGCAGCTTTGCCCGGGGTCGTCGCCGGCAATTCTCAGCGCACAGATTCCCGGTGCCGCCCTCGAGGGAGTCACCGTCGACGGGCAGGGCCGTCTGTATGCGACGGACCTGGTGAGCCGACAAATCTTCCGCGTCGACGCCCCGGGTCAGGCCGCAGTTCCGATAGCGACGGTGCCCGGTGGCGCCGGCGCGCTCGCGTGGAGTCCCGACGGTTCACTGCTGGTGGGAACCGGAACCAATGCGGGGGTTCTGATCGGCGATCTGACGCGGCAGGCGTCCGTAGCCCGGGTCGATGTCAATACCGGCGCGGTTACGCCGTTTGCGGGCGGTTTGAGCGCCGCAAACGGCTTGGCAGTGGCACACGACGGAACAATCTTCGCTACCAATGATTTCGGGTCGCTGATCGGCAAAGTGAGTCCGAACGGTGCCGTCGACCCGGCGTGGGCGAATCTTCCGAGCGCAAACGGTGCGGCGCTGAGTTCGGACAATCGCTGGCTGTACGTCTCGCGTACGTTCGCCAATCCCGGAGTCAGCCGTATCTCTGTCGACAATCCGGGATACTCCGAATCGTTGGTCGATCTCGGTGGGCTTGAAACCTTTGCTGCACCTGACGGTTTGACGCTCGACTCCTACGATCGTCCGATCGTCCCGACGGATATCAGTGGCGAGGTGTGGCGCATCGACGGGCCCGGCCAGTACTGCGCGCTTACCAGCGGACTGCAAGCATCGAGTGTGCTGACATACGGCCGCGGCACCTCAGGTTTTGCGGCCGGCCATCTCTACCGCGCCGGGTTCGACGGCCGGATCTACGAGATTCCCGCCGGCTTCGATCCGGGGGCGCACGCTGCGACGCCTTGA